The stretch of DNA TCCGCAGCACGTTGACCATCCGAAGATCGTCGATGCCATGCAGATGATCGGCGTGGGGATGGGTGTAGATCACGGCGTCGATTTGGCCGGTACCCGCCGCCAGAAGCTGTTGGCGCAGGTCCGGTGAGCTGTCGACGAGAAGACGTGTGGCTCCATCCTCGACGAGGACGGAGGCTCGCAGCCGCCGATTGCGCGGGTTGTTCGGATTGCAGTTGCCCCAAATCCCGCCGACGAGCGGCACCCCATTCGAGCCGCCGCAGCCGAGGATCGTGAGCTTCATTCGTCGCCGACGCCGAGGGCCTCGGCTGCCGGGGCGGTGGCTTTACGGAACAGGCGGAAAAAATTCGCAGTTGTGACCCGCGCGAGTTCGTCCGCCGAAACCCCTTTCAGCCCGGCGAGGGCGGCCGCCGTGTACGCCACGAAGGCTGGCTCGTTCCGCTTGCCCCGCTTGGGCATCGGGGCCAGATAAGGTGCGTCCGTCTCGACCAGAAGTCGTTCGAGCGGCACGCGTTTGACGGTTTGCCTCAGCGCATCCGCGGCCTTGAAGGTGACGATTCCCGAGATCGAAATGTAAAAGCCGATATTGACCGCGAAATCAGCCAGTTCTGGCCCCGCCGTGAAGCAATGGATGAGCCCGGTAAGGGCGCCTCGCCGGCTTTCCTCGCGCAGGATTTGGATCGTGTCGTTGTCCGCGTCCCGCGTATGGACGATAAGCGGCAGGCGGGCCTCCCGTGCCGCTGCGCAGTGGGCGCGAAAGGCTCGTTTTTGCGCGTCCCGAGGGCTGTGCTCGTAATAGTAATCGAGCCCCGTTTCGCCGATGCCGATCGCGCGGGGATGCCGGGCGAATGTCGCGAGCCTCGCCGCATCGTCCGCCCCCGCCTCCACTGCGGCCTCATGGGGATGAACCCCGACCGAGCACCAGACATCGGGATGGGCGTCCGCGATCGCCGAAACGCGCCCGAACTCACTGAGCTTGGTCGAAATCGTCACCAGC from Alphaproteobacteria bacterium encodes:
- a CDS encoding TatD family hydrolase, which codes for MLVDSHCHLDFPELSADLDGVLSRAHSAGVGTLVTISTKLSEFGRVSAIADAHPDVWCSVGVHPHEAAVEAGADDAARLATFARHPRAIGIGETGLDYYYEHSPRDAQKRAFRAHCAAAREARLPLIVHTRDADNDTIQILREESRRGALTGLIHCFTAGPELADFAVNIGFYISISGIVTFKAADALRQTVKRVPLERLLVETDAPYLAPMPKRGKRNEPAFVAYTAAALAGLKGVSADELARVTTANFFRLFRKATAPAAEALGVGDE